A genome region from Actinomycetes bacterium includes the following:
- a CDS encoding ATPase, T2SS/T4P/T4SS family — translation MTEPTDPRVRGGAGHVQPARTPGATVAPRREAEKPSPVPPRTTVGPDPADTSSAPRSVPAGPGLAGASIAGLAERVQRRLSLDGQGTGGPGGLRAAVAAALRDEGILLPAPSFAATVRAVADELTGLGPLAPLLADPVVTDVLVNGPFEVWVERDGRIERTPIRFASAQTLVALIQRVVAPLGLRVDEAHPWVDARLPGGERFHAALPPLAPDGPVVAIRTFARRHLSLADLVERGALDHETGRLLEAMVAAGVPIAVSGGTGNVWAQPQPAGTDHGLILEGGFVVEALRWRALAQRVWALGFADLGAFLAARYAQDGCSLAAVAAELGTSSWTVAGALDACGVAREPGPAARGRSRRAASDRHLAARVAALGFADVGAWLADRDARAWSIPRLAGELGVGRRVVRRVLAEWRVPRTG, via the coding sequence ATGACCGAGCCGACCGATCCCCGCGTGCGCGGGGGCGCCGGCCACGTCCAGCCCGCGCGCACACCCGGCGCCACGGTCGCGCCACGCCGAGAGGCCGAGAAGCCTTCGCCGGTCCCGCCCAGGACGACGGTCGGCCCCGACCCGGCCGACACCAGCAGCGCGCCACGGTCCGTCCCAGCCGGTCCTGGGCTCGCGGGAGCGTCCATCGCGGGCCTGGCAGAGCGTGTCCAGCGTCGCCTCAGCCTCGACGGCCAGGGCACCGGCGGACCCGGGGGTCTGCGGGCCGCGGTCGCGGCGGCGCTCCGCGACGAAGGCATCCTGCTCCCTGCTCCGAGCTTCGCCGCCACCGTGCGCGCGGTCGCCGACGAGCTGACCGGCCTCGGCCCACTCGCCCCGTTGCTGGCTGACCCGGTCGTCACCGATGTACTGGTGAACGGTCCGTTCGAGGTCTGGGTGGAGCGCGACGGCCGGATCGAGCGCACCCCGATCCGTTTCGCCTCCGCCCAGACGCTGGTCGCGCTCATCCAGCGGGTGGTGGCTCCCCTGGGACTGCGGGTGGACGAGGCGCACCCCTGGGTCGACGCGCGACTGCCGGGCGGCGAGCGGTTCCACGCGGCGCTGCCGCCGCTGGCTCCCGACGGCCCGGTGGTGGCCATCCGCACGTTCGCACGGCGCCACCTGAGCCTTGCCGACCTCGTCGAGCGCGGGGCGCTGGACCACGAGACCGGCCGTTTGCTCGAGGCCATGGTCGCCGCCGGCGTGCCGATCGCCGTGTCGGGTGGGACCGGCAACGTATGGGCACAGCCGCAGCCTGCAGGAACCGACCATGGGCTGATCCTAGAGGGCGGGTTTGTGGTCGAGGCGCTGCGCTGGCGGGCCCTTGCGCAGCGCGTCTGGGCCCTGGGGTTCGCTGATCTGGGTGCCTTCCTGGCCGCCCGCTACGCCCAGGACGGGTGCAGCCTGGCGGCGGTGGCCGCCGAGCTTGGCACCAGCAGCTGGACGGTGGCCGGGGCGTTGGACGCCTGCGGGGTGGCCCGGGAGCCGGGACCAGCGGCCAGGGGGCGGTCCCGCCGGGCCGCAAGCGACCGGCACCTGGCCGCCCGGGTGGCCGCGCTGGGCTTCGCCGACGTGGGGGCTTGGCTGGCCGACCGGGACGCCAGGGCGTGGTCGATCCCGCGGCTGGCGGGGGAGCTGGGGGTGGGGCGGCGGGTGGTCAGGCGGGTGCTGGCCGAGTGGCGGGTGCCCCGGACCGGGTGA